In the Pseudomonas sp. DTU_2021_1001937_2_SI_NGA_ILE_001 genome, one interval contains:
- the lpxK gene encoding tetraacyldisaccharide 4'-kinase, with protein MALTDRLLAAWYQGHPALTLLRPLECLYRRVVERKRARFLAGEGSIYRAPVPVVVVGNITVGGTGKTPMILWLIEHCRRQGLRVGVVSRGYGAKPPSLPWRVRAEQSATEAGDEPLLIVQRSGVPLMIDPDRSRAVRALLDSEPLDLILSDDGLQHYRLARDFELVLIDAARGLGNRRCLPAGPLREPAERLQAVDAVLYNGALADKNDGFAFTLRPSALVNLRSGQRVGVEHFPPGQAVHAVAGIGNPQRFFNTLEGLNWRPVAHAFADHAVFDAQALSFTPALPLVMTEKDAVKCRAFAADDWWYLAVDAQPSEAFVSRFDDWLAHLKH; from the coding sequence ATGGCACTCACCGACCGTTTGCTTGCCGCGTGGTACCAGGGGCATCCGGCACTGACCCTGCTGCGTCCGCTGGAGTGCCTGTACCGTCGGGTGGTCGAGCGCAAGCGTGCGCGCTTTCTGGCCGGTGAAGGCAGCATCTACCGTGCGCCGGTGCCGGTCGTGGTGGTGGGTAACATCACCGTAGGTGGCACCGGCAAGACCCCGATGATCCTCTGGCTGATCGAGCATTGCCGCCGCCAGGGCCTGAGGGTCGGGGTGGTCAGCCGTGGCTATGGCGCCAAGCCACCGAGCCTGCCCTGGCGGGTGCGCGCCGAGCAGAGCGCCACCGAGGCGGGCGACGAGCCGCTGCTGATCGTGCAACGCAGCGGCGTGCCGCTGATGATCGACCCTGACCGCAGCCGCGCCGTGCGCGCCTTGCTGGACAGCGAGCCACTGGACCTGATTCTTTCCGACGACGGCCTGCAGCACTATCGGCTGGCGCGTGATTTCGAGCTGGTACTGATCGACGCCGCCCGTGGCCTGGGCAACCGCCGTTGCCTGCCCGCCGGGCCGCTGCGTGAACCGGCCGAACGCCTGCAGGCGGTCGATGCCGTGCTCTACAACGGCGCCCTGGCCGACAAGAACGATGGCTTCGCCTTCACCCTCAGGCCCTCCGCGCTGGTCAACCTGCGCAGTGGCCAGCGGGTGGGCGTCGAACATTTTCCGCCCGGCCAGGCCGTGCATGCGGTGGCCGGCATCGGTAATCCGCAGCGTTTCTTCAATACCCTCGAGGGGCTAAACTGGCGGCCTGTGGCGCATGCCTTCGCCGACCACGCCGTGTTCGATGCCCAGGCGCTGAGCTTTACGCCGGCGCTGCCATTGGTCATGACCGAGAAGGACGCGGTGAAATGCCGTGCCTTCGCGGCCGACGACTGGTGGTACCTGGCGGTGGATGCGCAACCTTCCGAGGCCTTCGTCAGCCGGTTCGATGACTGGCTGGCGCATCTTAAACACTGA
- a CDS encoding Trm112 family protein yields MDTKLLDILACPICKGPLKLSDDKSELISKGAGLAYPIRDGIPVMLESEARTLSTEERLDK; encoded by the coding sequence ATGGATACCAAACTGCTCGACATCCTCGCGTGCCCGATCTGCAAGGGCCCCCTCAAGCTCAGCGACGACAAGTCGGAGCTGATCAGCAAGGGCGCCGGCCTGGCCTACCCGATTCGCGATGGCATTCCGGTGATGCTGGAAAGCGAAGCCCGCACCTTGTCCACCGAGGAGCGCCTGGATAAATGA
- a CDS encoding ExbD/TolR family protein, which produces MKFRRRKPRDTIDINLVALIDVVFILLLFFILTTTFTRETQLRVDLPQSVTGASNDDAARKQLDIAINADGVFSVNNQLLPRNDLDGLVEALQRESGGDSSLPLSISADGKTPHQAVITAMDAAGKLGFSHLRMTTVEATQAN; this is translated from the coding sequence GTGAAGTTTCGCCGCCGCAAGCCGCGCGACACCATCGACATCAACCTGGTTGCCCTGATCGATGTGGTGTTCATCCTGCTGCTGTTCTTCATCCTCACCACCACCTTCACCCGTGAAACCCAGCTGCGCGTCGACCTGCCGCAGTCAGTCACCGGGGCGTCCAACGATGATGCCGCGCGCAAGCAACTGGACATCGCCATCAATGCCGATGGCGTGTTCTCGGTGAACAACCAGCTGCTGCCGCGCAACGACCTGGATGGCCTGGTCGAAGCGTTGCAGCGCGAGTCGGGTGGCGACAGCAGCCTGCCGCTGTCGATCAGTGCCGACGGCAAGACCCCGCATCAGGCGGTGATCACTGCCATGGACGCTGCGGGCAAGCTGGGTTTCAGTCACTTGCGCATGACCACGGTCGAAGCGACCCAGGCTAATTGA
- a CDS encoding MotA/TolQ/ExbB proton channel family protein has product MWELVKSGGWMMLPIILSSIAAAGIIIERLWTLRASRITPPHLLGQVWQWIKENKLDSDKLKQLRADSPLGEILAAGLANSKHGREIMKESIEEAAARVIHELERYLAALGSIGAMAPLLGLLGTVLGMIDIFSSFNAAGNTGNAVVLAGGISKALICTASGLMVAIPAIFFHRYLQSRVDELVVGMEQQAIRLVEVVQGDREVDLVDAPVDLKSLAKTGGKRK; this is encoded by the coding sequence GTGTGGGAACTGGTCAAATCTGGCGGCTGGATGATGCTTCCAATCATTCTGAGCTCGATCGCCGCAGCCGGCATCATCATCGAGCGGCTGTGGACCTTGCGCGCCAGCAGGATCACGCCGCCACACCTGCTCGGGCAGGTCTGGCAGTGGATCAAGGAAAACAAACTCGACAGCGACAAACTCAAGCAGCTGCGCGCCGACTCGCCCTTGGGTGAAATCCTCGCCGCCGGCCTGGCCAATTCCAAGCATGGCCGGGAAATCATGAAGGAAAGCATCGAAGAGGCTGCCGCGCGGGTCATCCACGAGCTGGAGCGCTACCTGGCGGCGCTGGGCTCGATCGGCGCGATGGCGCCGCTGCTCGGCCTGCTGGGTACGGTGCTGGGCATGATCGATATCTTCTCGTCGTTCAACGCCGCCGGTAACACAGGCAATGCCGTGGTGCTCGCCGGAGGGATCTCCAAGGCGCTGATCTGTACCGCTTCGGGGCTGATGGTGGCCATCCCGGCAATCTTCTTCCATCGCTACCTGCAGAGTCGTGTCGACGAGCTGGTGGTGGGCATGGAGCAGCAGGCCATCCGCCTGGTGGAAGTGGTGCAGGGCGACCGTGAGGTGGATCTGGTCGATGCGCCGGTTGACCTCAAGTCGCTGGCCAAGACCGGGGGCAAGCGCAAGTGA